A stretch of the Alnus glutinosa chromosome 6, dhAlnGlut1.1, whole genome shotgun sequence genome encodes the following:
- the LOC133871825 gene encoding EG45-like domain containing protein isoform X1: MIIHSFCLPSYFLRSRISFCRIYSLLHSCSSGMCKPQLLSRCLCLLLLAHILHVSQADVGTAAHYRPPYLPTACFGSDAEQFPSSNLFGAAGEGIWDNGAACGRQYLVRCISARVPRTCIPGQIIQIRIVDRALTSVSRPSRDDTTIVLSTTAFGTIANPSAAFINVEFLQV, translated from the exons ATGATAATTCATTCATTTTGTCTACCTTCCTACTTCCTACGGTCAAGAATCTCATTTTGCAGGATCTATTCCTTGCTTCACAGCTGTTCTTCAG GAATGTGTAAGCCCCAGCTTTTGTCTCGATGCCTATGTCTATTGCTCCTAGCACATATCTTGCATGTCTCCCAAGCTGATGTTGGCACAGCTGCCCACTACAGACCCCCTTATTTGC CCACCGCGTGTTTCGGAAGCGATGCGGAACAATTCCCGTCGAGCAACCTGTTCGGGGCGGCCGGGGAGGGGATATGGGACAACGGTGCTGCCTGCGGGAGACAATATTTGGTGCGGTGCATAAGCGCGCGTGTGCCTAGAACTTGCATTCCAGGCCAAATCATTCAAATAAGGATTGTTGATCGTGCACTTACTTCGGTTTCTAGGCCTTCCAGGGATGATACTACCATCGTTCTTTCTACAACTGCTTTTGGGACAATTGCCAACCCTTCGGCTGCATTCATTAACGTTGAATTCTTACA GGTTTGA
- the LOC133871825 gene encoding EG45-like domain containing protein isoform X2 → MCKPQLLSRCLCLLLLAHILHVSQADVGTAAHYRPPYLPTACFGSDAEQFPSSNLFGAAGEGIWDNGAACGRQYLVRCISARVPRTCIPGQIIQIRIVDRALTSVSRPSRDDTTIVLSTTAFGTIANPSAAFINVEFLQV, encoded by the exons ATGTGTAAGCCCCAGCTTTTGTCTCGATGCCTATGTCTATTGCTCCTAGCACATATCTTGCATGTCTCCCAAGCTGATGTTGGCACAGCTGCCCACTACAGACCCCCTTATTTGC CCACCGCGTGTTTCGGAAGCGATGCGGAACAATTCCCGTCGAGCAACCTGTTCGGGGCGGCCGGGGAGGGGATATGGGACAACGGTGCTGCCTGCGGGAGACAATATTTGGTGCGGTGCATAAGCGCGCGTGTGCCTAGAACTTGCATTCCAGGCCAAATCATTCAAATAAGGATTGTTGATCGTGCACTTACTTCGGTTTCTAGGCCTTCCAGGGATGATACTACCATCGTTCTTTCTACAACTGCTTTTGGGACAATTGCCAACCCTTCGGCTGCATTCATTAACGTTGAATTCTTACA GGTTTGA